A single window of Nicotiana sylvestris chromosome 5, ASM39365v2, whole genome shotgun sequence DNA harbors:
- the LOC104229912 gene encoding PHD finger-containing protein 1-like isoform X1, translating into MVTMCLNCGDEGWTNAFVFCVKCLEVAVHRYCLKKVTFKEFVNWVCDDCEVKEPDGLNIKKSDAISVENGDCTSSRHCKATSKAKVDVPETKLKSCQGRDQQLHQPGAGIDLVENCRIAGDSPVVKTSKKRSNPASLRDEKYEQRLVRCSSEQSHESQISIQCNERTQSANVSPLPAKRSKEEVTGPLAREELQARHLKEPCEGDVQPGTQDDSSGMIEKTMSMSSRSNHHEEESTIGNDRRLTPQSRTVVNGDPSQFSKGEQPNEPKHGGQDRAQPLIDFIWRGSFNIWNKEYETFYGQAHLSVKACQKVFEEASLLPASLQLEMLPKSDLWPKSFTISEPTDDNIALYFFPSDIRWEKVFDQLVEKMISNELALRAIVTNAELLVFTSTELPLLYWRFQGKHYLWGVFRAKRDSSRNTMMPNGKRESATHPTPGNELAVKDGGDVANAKTWDQSPLSPLSNNASLGSATS; encoded by the exons GTCACAATGTGTCTAAATTGTGGTGATGAAGGTTGGACTAACGCATTTGTTTTCTGTGTGAAATGTCTGGAAGTTGCTGTGCATCG CTACTGCCTTAAAAAAGTCACCTTCAAGGAATTTGTCAACTGGGTCTGTGATGACTGTGAAGTGAAGGAGCCAGACGGACTAAACATCAAGAAATCTGATGCCATCTCAGTAGAAAATGGGGATTGCACTAGTTCAAGACATTGTAAAGCAACTTCTAAAGCAAAAGTGGATGTTCCTGAGACAAAATTAAAGAGTTGTCAAGGTAGGGATCAGCAACTTCATCAGCCAGGTGCTGGGATTGATTTGGTAGAGAATTGTCGGATAGCGGGTGATAGTCCAGTTGTGAAGACGAGCAAGAAGAGATCTAATCCTGCTTCATTAAGAGATGAGAAATATGAGCAAAGACTAGTACGTTGCTCTTCTGAGCAATCCCACGAGTCACAGATAAGCATTCAGTGCAATGAACGAACTCAATCAGCTAATGTTTCTCCATTGCCAGCTAAGCGATCAAAGGAAGAAGTTACCGGCCCACTGGCAAGGGAAGAATTGCAAGCTCGTCATTTGAAGGAACCTTGTGAGGGAGATGTTCAGCCTGGCACACAGGATGATTCTTCTGGCATGATTGAAAAGACAATGAGTATGTCGTCCCGTAGCAATCATCATGAAGAGGAATCGACGATTGGAAATGATAGAAGATTAACACCTCAATCTAGAACTGTTGTTAATGGAGATCCTTCTCAATTTTCAAAAGGTGAACAGCCAAATGAACCCAAACATGGTGGCCAAGACCGAGCACAACCTCTTATTGATTTCATTTGGAG GGGTAGTTTTAACATCTGGAACAAAGAGTATGAGACATTTTATGGACAAGCTCACCTTTCAGTTAAAGCATGCCAAAAGGTTTTTGAAGAAGCAAGTTTGCTTCCAGCTTCGCTTCAACTGGAAATGCTTCCAAAATCTGACTTATGGCCTAAGAGTTTCACTATATCAGAGCCGACTGATGATAACATTGCATTGTATTTTTTCCCATCGGACATAAG ATGGGAAAAGGTGTTTGATCAGTTGGTGGAGAAGATGATCAGTAACGAACTTGCTCTTCGAGCAATAGTAACTAATGCCGAGCTTTTGGTTTTCACTTCTACGGAACTACCCCTGCTATACTGGA GATTCCAGGGTAAGCACTACCTCTGGGGTGTTTTCAGAGCAAAGCGAGATTCCAGTAGGAATACTATGATGCCAAATGGGAAGAGAGAATCTGCGACTCATCCAACTCCTGGGAATGAATTGGCGGTCAAAGATGGTGGAGATGTCGCAAATGCCAAAACGTGGGATCAGAGTCCTCTTAGCCCTTTGAGCAACAATGCAAGCCTTGGGTCTGCCACTTCCTGA
- the LOC104229912 gene encoding PHD finger-containing protein 1-like isoform X2 yields the protein MCLNCGDEGWTNAFVFCVKCLEVAVHRYCLKKVTFKEFVNWVCDDCEVKEPDGLNIKKSDAISVENGDCTSSRHCKATSKAKVDVPETKLKSCQGRDQQLHQPGAGIDLVENCRIAGDSPVVKTSKKRSNPASLRDEKYEQRLVRCSSEQSHESQISIQCNERTQSANVSPLPAKRSKEEVTGPLAREELQARHLKEPCEGDVQPGTQDDSSGMIEKTMSMSSRSNHHEEESTIGNDRRLTPQSRTVVNGDPSQFSKGEQPNEPKHGGQDRAQPLIDFIWRGSFNIWNKEYETFYGQAHLSVKACQKVFEEASLLPASLQLEMLPKSDLWPKSFTISEPTDDNIALYFFPSDIRWEKVFDQLVEKMISNELALRAIVTNAELLVFTSTELPLLYWRFQGKHYLWGVFRAKRDSSRNTMMPNGKRESATHPTPGNELAVKDGGDVANAKTWDQSPLSPLSNNASLGSATS from the exons ATGTGTCTAAATTGTGGTGATGAAGGTTGGACTAACGCATTTGTTTTCTGTGTGAAATGTCTGGAAGTTGCTGTGCATCG CTACTGCCTTAAAAAAGTCACCTTCAAGGAATTTGTCAACTGGGTCTGTGATGACTGTGAAGTGAAGGAGCCAGACGGACTAAACATCAAGAAATCTGATGCCATCTCAGTAGAAAATGGGGATTGCACTAGTTCAAGACATTGTAAAGCAACTTCTAAAGCAAAAGTGGATGTTCCTGAGACAAAATTAAAGAGTTGTCAAGGTAGGGATCAGCAACTTCATCAGCCAGGTGCTGGGATTGATTTGGTAGAGAATTGTCGGATAGCGGGTGATAGTCCAGTTGTGAAGACGAGCAAGAAGAGATCTAATCCTGCTTCATTAAGAGATGAGAAATATGAGCAAAGACTAGTACGTTGCTCTTCTGAGCAATCCCACGAGTCACAGATAAGCATTCAGTGCAATGAACGAACTCAATCAGCTAATGTTTCTCCATTGCCAGCTAAGCGATCAAAGGAAGAAGTTACCGGCCCACTGGCAAGGGAAGAATTGCAAGCTCGTCATTTGAAGGAACCTTGTGAGGGAGATGTTCAGCCTGGCACACAGGATGATTCTTCTGGCATGATTGAAAAGACAATGAGTATGTCGTCCCGTAGCAATCATCATGAAGAGGAATCGACGATTGGAAATGATAGAAGATTAACACCTCAATCTAGAACTGTTGTTAATGGAGATCCTTCTCAATTTTCAAAAGGTGAACAGCCAAATGAACCCAAACATGGTGGCCAAGACCGAGCACAACCTCTTATTGATTTCATTTGGAG GGGTAGTTTTAACATCTGGAACAAAGAGTATGAGACATTTTATGGACAAGCTCACCTTTCAGTTAAAGCATGCCAAAAGGTTTTTGAAGAAGCAAGTTTGCTTCCAGCTTCGCTTCAACTGGAAATGCTTCCAAAATCTGACTTATGGCCTAAGAGTTTCACTATATCAGAGCCGACTGATGATAACATTGCATTGTATTTTTTCCCATCGGACATAAG ATGGGAAAAGGTGTTTGATCAGTTGGTGGAGAAGATGATCAGTAACGAACTTGCTCTTCGAGCAATAGTAACTAATGCCGAGCTTTTGGTTTTCACTTCTACGGAACTACCCCTGCTATACTGGA GATTCCAGGGTAAGCACTACCTCTGGGGTGTTTTCAGAGCAAAGCGAGATTCCAGTAGGAATACTATGATGCCAAATGGGAAGAGAGAATCTGCGACTCATCCAACTCCTGGGAATGAATTGGCGGTCAAAGATGGTGGAGATGTCGCAAATGCCAAAACGTGGGATCAGAGTCCTCTTAGCCCTTTGAGCAACAATGCAAGCCTTGGGTCTGCCACTTCCTGA